From Mycteria americana isolate JAX WOST 10 ecotype Jacksonville Zoo and Gardens chromosome 4, USCA_MyAme_1.0, whole genome shotgun sequence, one genomic window encodes:
- the HPGDS gene encoding hematopoietic prostaglandin D synthase — protein MPQYKLTYFNLRGRAEISRYLFAYSGKKYEDHRIEAADWPKIKPTIPFGKIPILEVDGVTIHQSLAIARYLARESGLAGQTPVEQALADAIVDTIDDFMTLFPWAEKNQDVRKRAFDDILTNKAPELLKDLDTFLGDNNWLVGKSVTWADFYWDVCSTTLLSCKPDLADNYPRLLALRDRVQALPAIAAWIQKRPKTIM, from the exons ATGCCACAGTACAAGCTGACATACTTCAATCTGCGAGGACGAGCAGAAATCAGCCGCTACCTGTTTGCCTATTCGGGCAAGAAGTATGAAGACCACAGGATAGAAGCAGCAGACTGGCCCAAAATCAAACCAA CTATCCCATTCGGCAAAATCCCCATTCTGGAAGTAGACGGAGTTACCATTCACCAGAGCCTGGCAATAGCAAGATACCTTGCCAGAGAATCAG GTCTGGCAGGTCAGACGCCTGTGGAACAGGCACTAGCTGATGCCATTGTGGACACCATAGATGATTTCATGACACTGTTCCCTTGGGCAGAGAAAAACCAGGATGTGAGA AAACGAGCATTTGATGATATCCTCACCAACAAAGCACCTGAGTTACTGAAAGATTTGGATACTTTCTTAGGGGATAACAACTGGCTGGTAGGGAAGTCT GTAACATGGGCCGATTTCTACTGGGATGTGTGCAGCACAACACTTCTGTCCTGTAAACCTGACCTGGCAGACAACTACCCCAGGCTTTTGGCTCTCAGAGACAGAGTGCAAGCACTTCCAGCTATCGCAGCCTGGATCCAGAAAAGACCGAAGACTATAATGTAG